A stretch of Aureispira sp. CCB-E DNA encodes these proteins:
- a CDS encoding endonuclease/exonuclease/phosphatase family protein: MGHHNIKTLKVASFNLLNLIQPNTKFYGKRFYTQEEYEKKKTWISLQLTKMDADIVGFQELFDETSLREIVEQHPLYKGADIVMGARKGGSPAVAIVSRYPIRSYTVYSDFPEQLEVDGLVVPFTEFSRPILKAEVELPSELPLTVFVAHLKSKRPLIPDSVVDRHDPLEISKGEARSLLLRASEANALRTILMESLRDRDHPVITLGDLNDTHTSVTTQIISGQAPPRFWSMEQKKKLWDILLYHVKDIQARQSSQDVYYTHIHNGHYESLDHIMVSQELVKENPNRVGRVVYVRTFNDHIVDQTFANNKINCWESDHAQVVATIELEDRDYNHYKNKQ; the protein is encoded by the coding sequence ATGGGTCATCACAATATAAAAACATTAAAAGTTGCCTCTTTTAATCTGTTGAACTTAATTCAGCCGAATACAAAATTCTACGGTAAACGTTTTTATACTCAAGAGGAATATGAGAAGAAAAAAACTTGGATTTCTTTGCAGCTTACCAAAATGGATGCAGATATTGTTGGCTTTCAAGAGCTATTTGATGAAACTTCTCTAAGGGAAATTGTAGAGCAGCATCCTTTGTATAAAGGTGCCGATATTGTTATGGGAGCTCGAAAAGGTGGTAGTCCTGCTGTAGCAATTGTTTCTAGATACCCCATTCGTTCTTATACGGTCTATTCCGATTTTCCAGAACAGTTAGAGGTTGATGGTTTGGTTGTTCCTTTTACCGAATTTTCTAGACCGATATTGAAGGCGGAGGTAGAACTACCTTCAGAGCTACCTTTAACTGTATTTGTAGCGCATCTAAAGTCTAAGCGTCCTCTAATTCCCGATAGCGTTGTGGATCGACATGATCCACTAGAAATATCCAAAGGAGAAGCGCGATCGTTGTTGTTAAGAGCTTCTGAGGCAAATGCCTTGCGTACTATTTTGATGGAAAGCTTGAGAGATCGAGACCATCCTGTGATTACTTTGGGCGATTTGAACGATACGCATACATCGGTAACCACACAGATTATATCTGGGCAAGCGCCACCACGCTTTTGGTCAATGGAGCAAAAGAAAAAATTATGGGATATTTTGTTGTATCATGTCAAAGATATTCAAGCTCGACAGTCTTCGCAAGATGTTTATTATACGCATATTCATAATGGGCATTACGAAAGTTTGGACCACATTATGGTTAGCCAAGAGCTGGTAAAGGAAAATCCGAATAGAGTTGGTCGAGTTGTTTATGTTCGTACTTTTAACGATCATATTGTTGATCAAACCTTTGCAAATAATAAAATAAATTGTTGGGAATCAGATCATGCTCAAGTTGTAGCAACAATAGAGCTAGAAGATCGTGATTATAATCATTATAAAAATAAACAATAA
- a CDS encoding thioredoxin family protein produces MALTESNMLPLGTEAPDFALLDTVTGKEVRLESIQSDKATVIMFTCNHCPYVLHVNEELVKLSTEYMAKGVSFVAISSNDVENYPQDSPEKMKELAEEVGYPFPYLYDATQVVAKAYDAACTPDFYVFDGELKLRYRGRLCPSRPNTDIPVTGEDLRAAIDAVLAGEPVTEKQYPSAGCNIKWLK; encoded by the coding sequence ATGGCACTTACAGAGTCTAATATGCTTCCGTTAGGAACAGAAGCTCCCGATTTTGCATTATTGGATACCGTTACAGGAAAAGAAGTTCGTTTGGAATCCATCCAATCTGATAAGGCAACGGTTATTATGTTTACTTGCAATCATTGTCCTTATGTCTTGCACGTGAATGAAGAATTAGTAAAATTGTCTACTGAATACATGGCAAAAGGTGTTTCTTTTGTCGCTATTAGTTCAAATGATGTAGAGAACTATCCACAAGATAGTCCCGAAAAAATGAAAGAACTCGCAGAAGAAGTGGGATATCCTTTTCCTTATTTGTACGATGCTACGCAGGTAGTTGCTAAGGCTTATGATGCTGCTTGTACACCAGATTTTTACGTTTTTGATGGAGAACTAAAGTTGCGTTATAGAGGACGTTTGTGCCCTTCACGCCCCAATACCGATATTCCTGTCACTGGAGAGGATTTGAGAGCAGCAATTGATGCTGTGTTGGCAGGGGAACCTGTAACAGAAAAACAATATCCTAGCGCAGGTTGTAATATAAAATGGTTGAAATAG